Proteins encoded by one window of Streptomyces sp. NBC_01571:
- the lepB gene encoding signal peptidase I, which yields MNTEAQHTERDRSSRPAGSEEISDTQGPEGRSRSALLDRVAEWVPGGRITLTVLVCLLFLAGFSTFVMQPFEIPSSSMERGLRIGDRVLVNKLAYRFGAEPQRGDIVVFDGTGYFGNADYVKRVVGVGGDHVVCCDKEGRLEVNGRSVDESTFLYPGDTPSEVPFDVVVPAGSLFLLGDHRSDSSDSRDHLGSPGGGMIPVGDVIGRADWIAWPSADWARLRRPGAYARVPAADGAHG from the coding sequence ATGAACACCGAAGCACAGCACACGGAGCGCGACCGCTCCTCCCGCCCTGCCGGGTCCGAAGAGATCTCGGACACTCAGGGGCCGGAGGGACGGTCGCGTTCCGCGTTGCTGGACCGGGTCGCGGAATGGGTCCCCGGCGGGCGGATCACTCTGACCGTCCTGGTCTGTCTGCTGTTCCTGGCCGGCTTCAGCACCTTCGTGATGCAACCCTTCGAGATTCCCAGCAGCTCGATGGAGCGCGGATTGAGGATCGGGGACCGCGTTCTCGTAAATAAGTTGGCGTACCGTTTCGGTGCTGAGCCGCAGCGGGGAGACATCGTCGTGTTCGACGGCACCGGCTACTTCGGGAACGCCGACTACGTCAAACGCGTCGTCGGTGTGGGGGGAGACCATGTGGTCTGCTGCGACAAGGAGGGGAGACTCGAGGTGAACGGCCGTTCGGTCGACGAGTCGACGTTTCTGTATCCCGGGGACACCCCGTCGGAGGTGCCCTTCGACGTCGTCGTGCCCGCCGGCAGCCTGTTCCTCCTGGGCGACCACCGCAGCGACTCCAGCGACTCCCGGGACCACCTGGGGTCCCCCGGAGGCGGCATGATCCCCGTCGGCGACGTCATCGGCCGCGCCGACTGGATCGCCTGGCCCTCGGCCGACTGGGCCCGGCTCAGGCGCCCCGGCGCCTACGCGCGCGTGCCCGCCGCGGACGGTGCCCATGGGTAA
- the dprA gene encoding DNA-processing protein DprA: protein MHRAFLTRVAEPGDEVCGRWIREAGAERAVQGLLDGGERPRGVTDRRWAGLRARAERADPEKDLAEAHAAGIRFVCPGDSEWPAQLDDLGDARPTGLWVRGRPSLRMWALRSVALVGARACTEYGAHMATTLGAGLAERGWVVVSGGAYGVDGAAHRGALAAGGATVAVLACGVDRPYPRGHTELITRIAEQGLVVGELPPGEHPTPSRFILRNRVIAALTRGTVVVEAAYRSGALVTARAAQRLGRFAMGVPGPVTSGLSAGVHELLRGEAVLVTDAAEVAELVGDMGELAPDRRGPVLPRDLLDPGAGRVLAALPARGLAGAEEIAHGAGTTTDDAVGRLYELRSLGFVERHGDGWKLTRQMMIPVRDDRRGC, encoded by the coding sequence ATGCACCGGGCATTTCTCACCCGTGTCGCCGAACCGGGCGACGAGGTCTGCGGGCGCTGGATCCGTGAGGCCGGGGCGGAGCGGGCGGTCCAGGGGCTCCTGGACGGCGGGGAGCGGCCGCGGGGTGTGACGGACCGGAGATGGGCGGGACTGCGGGCGCGGGCCGAGCGGGCCGACCCGGAAAAGGACCTCGCGGAGGCCCATGCCGCCGGGATCAGGTTCGTGTGCCCAGGGGACTCCGAGTGGCCCGCACAGCTCGACGATCTGGGGGACGCGCGGCCCACCGGACTCTGGGTACGGGGACGCCCCAGCCTGCGGATGTGGGCGCTGCGGTCCGTCGCCCTCGTCGGAGCACGGGCCTGTACGGAGTACGGCGCCCACATGGCGACCACCCTCGGCGCCGGACTGGCCGAGCGTGGCTGGGTCGTGGTGTCGGGCGGCGCCTACGGCGTGGACGGCGCCGCGCACCGGGGCGCCCTGGCGGCAGGCGGCGCCACCGTCGCCGTGCTGGCCTGCGGAGTCGACCGGCCCTACCCTCGCGGCCACACCGAGTTGATCACCAGGATCGCCGAACAGGGCCTGGTCGTGGGTGAGTTGCCGCCGGGAGAACACCCCACGCCGAGCAGGTTCATCCTGCGCAACCGGGTCATCGCGGCGCTCACCCGGGGGACCGTGGTCGTCGAGGCCGCCTATCGCAGCGGTGCGCTGGTCACGGCGCGCGCCGCACAGCGGCTGGGCAGGTTCGCGATGGGCGTGCCCGGCCCCGTCACCAGCGGGTTGTCGGCCGGCGTGCATGAACTGCTGCGCGGGGAGGCGGTACTGGTCACCGACGCCGCGGAAGTCGCGGAACTGGTCGGCGACATGGGTGAACTGGCCCCGGACCGGCGAGGGCCCGTGCTGCCACGTGACCTGTTGGACCCGGGCGCCGGACGGGTTCTCGCCGCGCTGCCGGCACGCGGACTGGCGGGAGCGGAGGAGATCGCCCACGGTGCGGGAACCACGACGGACGACGCGGTCGGGAGACTGTACGAACTCCGCTCGCTCGGGTTCGTCGAACGACACGGCGACGGCTGGAAGTTGACACGCCAGATGATGATCCCGGTCCGTGATGATCGTCGCGGGTGTTGA
- the lepB gene encoding signal peptidase I, translating into MGNRGRPRGVSEHAADNLLPTGTRRASGGAVRPGRAERRKLQRKVKRRRRRSAVKEIPLLVGVAVLIALVLKTFLVQAFVIPSGSMESTIQIGDRVLVDKFTPWFGSKPQRGDVVVFKDPGDWLAGEKTTKKNDPVVIKQVKEGLTQIGLLPSDNDKDLIKRVVAVGGDTVKCCDTQGRVTVNGMPLDEPYIHADNKPSDFPFEETVPKGRLWVMGDHRANSADSRYHRKEKYGGTVSEKSVVGRAMVIAWPFGHWTRLKEPDTYASVPSGSATAMGPSHRVASADLNGLIPLPSPAELPLVMGVVGLRRIRGRRQHGVRSGCGGFGGRRTIRTRWPRGTAGASRRIGHPGHERGRRSRE; encoded by the coding sequence ATGGGTAACCGCGGAAGGCCGCGCGGGGTCTCCGAGCACGCGGCCGACAACCTGCTGCCCACCGGGACGCGGCGCGCCTCCGGCGGCGCGGTACGCCCCGGCCGCGCCGAGCGCCGCAAGCTCCAGCGCAAGGTGAAGCGACGACGGAGGCGCTCCGCGGTCAAGGAGATCCCGCTTCTCGTCGGCGTCGCGGTGCTCATAGCCCTGGTCCTCAAGACCTTCCTCGTCCAGGCCTTCGTCATCCCGTCGGGCTCCATGGAGAGCACGATCCAGATCGGCGACCGGGTGCTCGTCGACAAGTTCACGCCATGGTTCGGCTCCAAGCCGCAGCGCGGTGACGTCGTCGTCTTCAAGGACCCCGGGGACTGGCTGGCCGGGGAGAAGACCACCAAGAAGAACGACCCCGTCGTCATCAAGCAGGTCAAGGAGGGGCTGACCCAGATCGGTCTGCTGCCCTCCGACAACGACAAGGACCTCATCAAGCGGGTCGTCGCGGTCGGCGGCGACACCGTCAAGTGCTGCGACACGCAGGGGCGCGTCACGGTCAACGGCATGCCGCTCGACGAGCCGTACATCCACGCCGACAACAAGCCGTCGGACTTCCCCTTCGAGGAGACCGTCCCCAAGGGCCGCCTCTGGGTCATGGGCGACCACCGGGCCAACTCGGCCGACTCCAGGTACCACCGGAAGGAGAAGTACGGCGGTACCGTCTCCGAGAAGTCCGTCGTCGGCAGGGCCATGGTCATCGCCTGGCCCTTCGGGCACTGGACTCGCCTGAAGGAGCCGGACACGTACGCGTCGGTGCCGAGCGGGTCGGCCACGGCCATGGGACCGTCGCATAGGGTGGCGTCCGCGGATCTCAATGGATTGATCCCGCTCCCGAGCCCTGCGGAACTCCCGCTCGTTATGGGAGTGGTGGGCCTGCGTCGGATCCGGGGCAGGCGGCAGCACGGAGTGAGGAGTGGATGTGGGGGATTTGGCGGTCGGCGCACGATCCGGACACGATGGCCCCGAGGAACAGCCGGAGCGAGCCGACGGATCGGCCACCCCGGCCACGAGCGAGGTCGTCGGTCCCGGGAGTGA
- a CDS encoding YifB family Mg chelatase-like AAA ATPase yields the protein MGFARTCSVALVGVEGVVVEVQADLEPGVAAFTLVGLPDKSLSESRDRVRAAVVNSGAVWPQKKLTVGLSPASVPKGGSGFDLAVACAVLGAAERIDPRVLSDIVMIGELGLDGRVRPVRGVLPAVLAAADAGYEQVVVPECAAAEASLVPGISVLGVRSLGQLIAVLTDEPVPEEDPDEAGRLHPLTAGLRMPGTAAATGIHGAQHDHGHDLADVVGQRSARTAVEVAAAGGHHLFLEGPPGAGKTMLAERLPAVLPRLTRGESLEVTAVHSVAGLLPPGKPLVDVAPYCAPHHSATMQALVGGGQGVARPGAVSLAHRGVLFLDETPEFSGQALDALRQPLEAGHVVIARSAGVVRFPARFLMVLAANPCPCGRFSQRDDLCDCPPSAIRRYQARLSGPLLDRVDLRVEVDRVTRSELTGRGARGESTETVAGRVRTARERAAVRLTGTPWRTNSEVPGRELRSRWHASPGALDEAERSLERGVLSARGLDRVLRVAWTVADLVGHDRPDATDVALALQLRTGVPRGVPMAIGALS from the coding sequence ATGGGGTTCGCGCGCACCTGCTCGGTGGCCCTGGTCGGCGTCGAGGGCGTTGTGGTGGAGGTCCAGGCGGACCTGGAGCCGGGCGTCGCAGCGTTCACCCTGGTCGGCCTCCCCGACAAGAGCCTCTCGGAGAGCAGGGACCGGGTCCGCGCGGCCGTCGTGAACTCCGGCGCGGTGTGGCCCCAGAAAAAACTCACGGTAGGGCTGAGCCCGGCCTCGGTGCCCAAGGGCGGCAGCGGATTCGACCTCGCCGTCGCCTGCGCGGTGCTGGGCGCCGCGGAGCGGATCGACCCCCGGGTGCTCTCCGACATCGTGATGATCGGCGAGCTCGGACTCGACGGGCGGGTCCGGCCGGTCCGGGGAGTGCTGCCCGCGGTCCTCGCCGCGGCGGACGCGGGGTACGAACAGGTGGTGGTGCCCGAGTGCGCGGCGGCCGAGGCCTCGCTGGTGCCGGGGATCTCCGTGCTCGGCGTGCGCAGCCTGGGCCAGCTGATCGCCGTGCTCACCGACGAGCCGGTCCCCGAGGAGGATCCCGACGAAGCGGGCCGGCTCCATCCGCTGACCGCCGGCCTGCGCATGCCGGGCACCGCCGCGGCCACCGGCATCCACGGCGCCCAGCACGACCACGGCCATGACCTCGCCGACGTCGTCGGCCAGCGCTCCGCGCGCACCGCCGTGGAGGTCGCGGCGGCAGGCGGACACCACCTCTTCCTGGAAGGCCCACCAGGGGCGGGCAAGACCATGCTCGCCGAGCGGCTGCCCGCCGTCCTGCCGCGGCTCACCAGGGGCGAGTCCCTGGAGGTCACGGCCGTCCACTCGGTCGCCGGCCTGCTGCCACCGGGCAAACCCCTGGTCGACGTCGCCCCCTACTGCGCGCCCCACCACTCGGCGACCATGCAGGCCCTCGTCGGAGGAGGCCAGGGAGTCGCACGTCCGGGCGCCGTGTCGCTCGCCCACCGGGGGGTGCTCTTCCTCGACGAGACCCCCGAATTCAGCGGCCAGGCCCTCGACGCGCTGCGCCAGCCCCTGGAGGCGGGGCATGTGGTGATCGCACGCAGCGCGGGCGTGGTGCGGTTTCCCGCGCGGTTCCTGATGGTGCTCGCGGCGAATCCCTGCCCGTGCGGGCGCTTCTCGCAGCGGGACGACCTGTGCGACTGCCCGCCCTCCGCGATCCGGCGCTATCAGGCCAGGCTCTCCGGCCCGCTGCTCGACCGGGTGGACCTGCGCGTCGAGGTGGACCGCGTCACGCGCTCCGAGCTGACCGGGCGCGGGGCACGGGGCGAATCCACGGAGACCGTCGCCGGCCGCGTACGAACGGCCAGAGAACGGGCCGCGGTGCGGCTGACGGGCACCCCCTGGCGGACGAACAGCGAAGTGCCGGGGCGCGAGCTGCGCAGCCGGTGGCACGCGTCGCCGGGCGCGCTGGACGAGGCGGAGCGGAGCCTGGAGCGGGGCGTCCTGAGCGCCCGGGGCCTCGACCGGGTGCTGCGCGTCGCCTGGACCGTCGCGGACCTGGTGGGGCACGACCGGCCCGACGCGACGGATGTCGCCCTAGCGCTGCAGCTGCGCACCGGGGTGCCACGCGGGGTACCGATGGCGATCGGCGCACTGTCGTGA
- a CDS encoding YraN family protein — protein MKTSKARNALGKYGEDLAARRLTQTGMTVLARNWRSGRTGEIDIVARDGDALVVCEVKTRRTGAFEHPMAAVTPAKAQRLRGLAERWLQEHGGAPPGGVRIDLIGVLLPDRGAPLVEHARGVA, from the coding sequence ATGAAGACGTCCAAGGCACGCAACGCACTCGGCAAGTACGGCGAGGACCTGGCCGCGCGGCGGCTGACCCAGACCGGAATGACCGTCCTGGCGCGCAACTGGCGCTCCGGCAGGACCGGTGAGATCGACATCGTGGCCCGGGACGGCGACGCGCTCGTCGTCTGCGAGGTCAAGACACGCAGGACAGGGGCCTTCGAGCACCCGATGGCCGCCGTCACCCCGGCCAAGGCACAGCGCCTGCGCGGCCTGGCGGAGCGCTGGCTCCAGGAACACGGCGGGGCCCCGCCCGGCGGTGTCCGCATCGACCTGATCGGTGTCCTCCTCCCCGACCGCGGCGCACCCCTGGTCGAGCACGCGCGAGGGGTGGCCTGA
- a CDS encoding DUF2469 domain-containing protein produces MSAEDLEKYETEMELKLYREYRDVVGLFKYVIETERRFYLTNDYEMQVHSVQGEVFFEVSMADAWVWDMYRPARFVKQVRVLTFKDVNIEELNKSDLELPGG; encoded by the coding sequence ATGAGCGCCGAGGACCTCGAGAAGTACGAGACCGAGATGGAGCTGAAGCTCTATCGGGAGTACCGCGATGTCGTCGGTCTGTTCAAATACGTGATCGAGACCGAACGGCGCTTCTACCTCACCAACGACTACGAGATGCAGGTGCACTCGGTCCAGGGTGAGGTTTTCTTTGAGGTGTCCATGGCGGACGCCTGGGTGTGGGACATGTACCGGCCCGCGCGCTTCGTGAAGCAGGTACGGGTGCTCACATTCAAGGACGTGAACATCGAGGAGCTGAACAAGAGCGATCTGGAGCTGCCCGGCGGTTGA
- a CDS encoding TetR/AcrR family transcriptional regulator — protein sequence MAEHRSMQRAALLDAARSLLSEGGTEALTFPALAERTGLARSSVYEYFRSRAAVVEELCEVDFPLWAAEVEAVMAAADGPEGKVEAYVRQQLALVGDRRHRAVVAISASELDAGAREKIRAAHGGLVAIIAEALRDMGHAEPRLAAMLLQGVVDAAVRRIELGAAEDPEAITDAAVTMALRGVRG from the coding sequence GTGGCCGAGCACCGGTCGATGCAGCGAGCCGCCCTGCTGGACGCGGCCCGGTCCCTGCTGTCCGAGGGCGGGACGGAAGCGCTGACCTTCCCCGCCCTCGCCGAGCGGACGGGGCTGGCTCGGTCGTCCGTCTACGAGTACTTCCGGTCCCGCGCCGCCGTGGTCGAAGAACTGTGCGAGGTCGACTTCCCCCTGTGGGCGGCCGAGGTCGAAGCGGTGATGGCCGCGGCCGACGGGCCCGAAGGCAAGGTCGAGGCCTACGTCCGGCAGCAGCTGGCGCTGGTCGGGGACCGGCGGCACCGTGCCGTGGTGGCCATCTCCGCGAGTGAACTCGACGCCGGGGCTCGCGAGAAGATCCGCGCGGCGCACGGCGGGCTCGTCGCGATCATCGCGGAGGCGCTGCGGGACATGGGCCATGCCGAACCGCGACTGGCCGCGATGCTGCTCCAGGGCGTGGTCGACGCGGCCGTGCGGCGGATCGAGCTGGGGGCGGCGGAGGATCCCGAAGCGATTACGGACGCGGCCGTCACGATGGCCCTGCGGGGCGTGCGCGGCTGA
- a CDS encoding NUDIX hydrolase, whose amino-acid sequence MPSERVVPGADPSGDSYDGGLRKVARVVLLDAQERILLLHGHEPDDPADDWWFTPGGGLEGDETREEAALRELVEETGITQVELGPVLWRRRCSFPFAGRRWDQDEWYFLARTTQTGTVATGLTELEGRSVAGARWWTCQELTEAHETVYPTRLAELLRRLLDEGPPARPEVLDTEIV is encoded by the coding sequence GTGCCGTCGGAGCGGGTCGTCCCGGGCGCGGACCCGAGCGGAGACTCGTACGACGGCGGACTGCGGAAAGTCGCCAGGGTGGTGCTCCTCGACGCGCAGGAGCGCATCCTGCTGCTGCACGGCCATGAGCCGGACGATCCCGCGGACGACTGGTGGTTCACTCCCGGCGGCGGCCTGGAGGGCGACGAGACCCGCGAGGAGGCCGCGCTGCGGGAACTCGTGGAGGAGACCGGCATCACCCAGGTCGAACTGGGCCCGGTGCTGTGGCGGCGCAGATGTTCGTTCCCCTTCGCGGGACGCCGCTGGGACCAGGACGAATGGTATTTCCTGGCCCGTACGACCCAGACAGGAACCGTCGCCACCGGGCTGACGGAGCTGGAAGGGCGAAGTGTCGCCGGAGCGCGCTGGTGGACGTGCCAGGAACTGACCGAGGCACATGAGACGGTGTATCCGACCAGGCTCGCCGAGCTGCTGCGCAGGCTGCTCGACGAGGGTCCCCCGGCCAGACCCGAGGTCCTCGACACCGAAATCGTCTAG
- a CDS encoding murein hydrolase activator EnvC → MRAKRCVRTWPRLRSGITVAAPVVLAALTVSPAPAVPAPAPVTLATSTSLSRTNGPEPPVPVEPPGADTEVRAVARLWPVGTRPSVLRAWQPPATPYGRGHRGVDLAAPPDAPVRSVAPGRVSFAGRVAGRGAVTVELAGTGDPPLRTTFTPVRATVRKGDEVAAGDVVGTLEPDASHCPTSCLHWGLLRDRTYLDPLSLLPAWLLHGAPSRLLPVPTARRRP, encoded by the coding sequence ATGCGAGCGAAACGATGTGTGCGTACGTGGCCGCGGTTGCGGTCGGGAATCACGGTGGCCGCGCCGGTCGTGCTGGCCGCGCTGACGGTGTCACCCGCGCCTGCCGTACCGGCGCCCGCGCCGGTCACCCTGGCCACGTCGACGTCCTTGTCGCGGACGAACGGTCCGGAGCCTCCGGTCCCCGTGGAGCCGCCCGGCGCCGACACGGAGGTCCGGGCGGTCGCCCGCCTCTGGCCGGTGGGCACGCGCCCCTCGGTCCTGCGGGCCTGGCAACCCCCGGCGACGCCCTACGGTCGCGGCCACCGGGGCGTGGACCTCGCGGCGCCCCCGGACGCCCCGGTCCGGTCCGTCGCCCCGGGCCGGGTCTCCTTCGCCGGCCGGGTCGCAGGTCGCGGGGCGGTCACCGTCGAGCTGGCGGGCACCGGCGACCCACCCCTGCGCACCACCTTCACCCCGGTAAGGGCCACGGTGAGAAAGGGCGACGAGGTGGCCGCGGGCGACGTGGTGGGCACGCTCGAACCGGACGCCTCCCACTGCCCCACGAGCTGCCTCCACTGGGGCCTGCTGAGAGACCGGACCTACCTCGACCCGCTCTCCCTGCTCCCCGCATGGCTGCTGCACGGCGCGCCGTCCCGGCTGCTGCCGGTGCCGACGGCACGCAGACGACCGTGA
- the whiG gene encoding RNA polymerase sigma factor WhiG: MPQHTSGSDRAAIPPAARDGGSRRPPAPSTLDELWRSYKTTGDERLREQLILHYSPLVKYVAGRVSVGLPANVEQADFVSSGVFGLIDAIEKFDIEREIKFETYAITRIRGAMIDELRALDWIPRSVRQKARNVERAYATLEARLRRTPSEGEVASEMGIAVEDLHAVFSQLSLANVVALEELLHVGGEGGDRLSLMDTLEDTAADNPVEVAEDRELRRFLARAINTLPDREKTVVTLYYYEGLTLAEIGNVLGVTESRVSQIHTKSVLQLRAKLASFGR; the protein is encoded by the coding sequence ATGCCCCAGCACACCTCCGGGTCCGATCGGGCGGCGATCCCCCCAGCCGCCCGCGACGGCGGTAGCAGGCGGCCGCCCGCTCCCTCGACGCTCGACGAGCTGTGGCGGTCGTACAAGACGACGGGTGACGAGCGGCTGCGCGAGCAGCTGATCCTGCACTACTCACCCCTGGTCAAATACGTCGCGGGACGGGTCAGCGTGGGCCTGCCGGCCAATGTGGAGCAGGCGGACTTCGTCTCCTCAGGGGTGTTCGGGCTGATCGACGCGATCGAGAAGTTCGACATCGAGCGGGAGATCAAGTTCGAGACGTACGCGATCACGCGCATCCGGGGCGCGATGATCGACGAGCTGCGCGCGCTGGACTGGATCCCGCGCTCGGTGCGGCAGAAGGCGCGCAACGTGGAACGCGCCTACGCGACACTGGAGGCGCGACTGCGACGCACGCCGTCGGAGGGCGAGGTGGCCTCCGAGATGGGGATCGCGGTAGAGGATCTGCACGCCGTCTTCAGCCAGCTGTCGCTGGCCAACGTGGTGGCCCTCGAGGAACTGCTGCATGTCGGCGGCGAGGGCGGCGACCGGCTGAGCCTGATGGACACGCTGGAGGACACCGCGGCCGACAACCCGGTCGAGGTTGCCGAGGACCGGGAGCTGCGGAGGTTCCTGGCGCGGGCGATCAACACACTCCCCGACCGGGAGAAGACCGTGGTCACGCTCTACTACTACGAGGGCCTCACGCTCGCGGAGATCGGGAACGTCCTGGGCGTGACCGAGAGCCGGGTGAGCCAGATCCACACCAAGTCGGTACTGCAGCTGCGCGCGAAGCTGGCCAGCTTCGGTCGCTGA
- the rpsB gene encoding 30S ribosomal protein S2: MAVVTMRELLESGVHFGHQTRRWNPKMKRFIFTERNGIYIIDLLQSLSYIDRAYEFVKETVAHGGTVMFVGTKKQAQEAIAEQATRVGMPYVNQRWLGGMLTNFSTVYKRLQRLKELEQIDFEDVAASGLTKKELLVLSREKAKLEKTLGGIREMQKVPSAVWIVDTKKEHIAVGEARKLNIPVVAILDTNCDPDEVDYKIPGNDDAIRSVTLLTRVIADAVAEGLISRSGAGKAEGDKAAGEPLAAWERDLLEGEKKADDAEVQTSAETEKVADAEQAEAPVAEAEAVEAAAEAPAEAPAADAEQA, translated from the coding sequence ATGGCCGTCGTCACGATGCGGGAGCTGCTGGAAAGCGGCGTCCACTTCGGTCACCAGACCCGTCGTTGGAACCCGAAGATGAAGCGCTTCATCTTCACGGAGCGCAACGGCATCTACATCATCGACCTGCTCCAGTCGCTGTCGTACATCGACCGCGCCTACGAGTTCGTCAAGGAGACCGTCGCCCACGGCGGCACGGTCATGTTCGTCGGCACGAAGAAGCAGGCGCAGGAGGCCATCGCCGAGCAGGCCACCCGCGTCGGCATGCCCTACGTCAACCAGCGCTGGCTGGGCGGCATGCTCACCAACTTCTCGACCGTCTACAAGCGTCTGCAGCGCCTCAAGGAGCTCGAGCAGATCGACTTCGAGGACGTCGCCGCTTCCGGTCTCACCAAGAAGGAGCTTCTCGTGCTCTCGCGCGAGAAGGCCAAGCTGGAGAAGACCCTCGGTGGTATCCGCGAGATGCAGAAGGTGCCCAGCGCCGTCTGGATCGTGGACACCAAGAAGGAGCACATCGCGGTCGGCGAGGCCCGGAAGCTCAACATCCCGGTCGTCGCCATCCTCGACACCAACTGCGACCCCGACGAGGTCGACTACAAGATCCCGGGCAACGACGACGCGATCCGCTCCGTCACCCTGCTCACCCGCGTGATCGCCGACGCCGTCGCCGAGGGCCTCATCTCCCGCTCCGGTGCCGGCAAGGCCGAGGGTGACAAGGCCGCGGGTGAGCCGCTCGCCGCGTGGGAGCGCGACCTCCTCGAGGGCGAGAAGAAGGCCGACGACGCCGAGGTCCAGACCTCCGCCGAGACGGAGAAGGTCGCCGACGCCGAGCAGGCCGAGGCCCCCGTCGCCGAGGCCGAGGCCGTCGAGGCTGCCGCCGAGGCCCCCGCCGAGGCCCCCGCCGCGGACGCCGAGCAGGCCTGA
- the lepB gene encoding signal peptidase I translates to MSRTSGRTDEGHGRLGSVLSGLTVALGCVLFLGGFAWGAVVYQPYTVPTESMVPTIKVGDRILAERIDGKDVKRGDVIVFKQKSWGDMLIVKRVVAVGGDTVACCTDGKLTVNDKKIDEPYLPKGQAAEMNRIPTVEVPEGRLFLLGDERSGSLDSTAHLTEAFNGTVSRAAVKGRVDAIAWPMKGMLKRPTGFKTLGGISTPGPLRPILTAVVAGAVLVLGGAAYGPVAKRLGRRRGRRRTEPVGVG, encoded by the coding sequence ATGAGCAGGACGTCAGGTCGTACGGACGAGGGCCACGGTCGGCTCGGCAGCGTGCTGTCGGGACTGACCGTGGCCCTCGGCTGTGTGCTCTTCCTCGGCGGCTTCGCCTGGGGCGCGGTCGTCTATCAGCCGTACACGGTGCCGACCGAGTCGATGGTGCCGACCATCAAGGTGGGCGACCGCATCCTGGCGGAGCGGATAGACGGCAAGGACGTCAAGCGCGGTGACGTCATCGTCTTCAAGCAGAAGAGCTGGGGCGACATGCTGATCGTCAAGCGGGTCGTCGCCGTCGGCGGTGACACCGTCGCCTGCTGCACGGACGGCAAGCTGACGGTCAACGACAAGAAGATCGACGAACCGTATCTCCCCAAGGGCCAGGCCGCCGAGATGAACCGGATCCCGACCGTCGAGGTCCCCGAGGGACGGCTCTTCCTGCTCGGTGACGAGCGCAGCGGCTCACTGGACTCGACGGCGCACCTCACCGAGGCCTTCAACGGCACGGTGTCGCGCGCCGCGGTGAAGGGCCGCGTCGACGCCATCGCCTGGCCCATGAAGGGCATGCTGAAGCGCCCCACGGGCTTCAAGACGCTCGGCGGGATCTCGACCCCCGGTCCACTGCGGCCGATCCTGACCGCCGTGGTGGCGGGCGCGGTGCTCGTGCTGGGCGGGGCGGCCTACGGCCCGGTCGCCAAGCGGCTCGGGCGGCGGCGGGGGCGGAGGCGGACGGAGCCGGTCGGTGTCGGCTGA
- the lepB gene encoding signal peptidase I, giving the protein MGDLAVGARSGHDGPEEQPERADGSATPATSEVVGPGSDSGDGGGTKGHGGQDEKPKNPRSFWKELPLLIGIALVLALLIKTFLVQAFSIPSDSMQNTLQQGDRVLVDKLTPWFGSEPSRGEVVVFHDPDNWLAGEPTPNPNAVQQVLSKIGLMPSADEKDLIKRVIGVAGDTIECENSGPLTVNGKALNETYVYAGNTPCSVDDQGGQFKVTVPPGKIWVMGDHRQNSLDSRYHQQDKYQGFVPVGNVVGRAIVIAWPPTRWNTLPIPDTFDQNLSAAAPGALGLAGAAPLVLWRRRRLTAGNPRVSGRGTAG; this is encoded by the coding sequence GTGGGGGATTTGGCGGTCGGCGCACGATCCGGACACGATGGCCCCGAGGAACAGCCGGAGCGAGCCGACGGATCGGCCACCCCGGCCACGAGCGAGGTCGTCGGTCCCGGGAGTGACTCCGGGGACGGCGGCGGTACGAAGGGGCACGGCGGGCAGGACGAGAAGCCCAAGAATCCGCGTTCCTTCTGGAAGGAACTGCCGCTCCTCATCGGTATCGCACTGGTCCTCGCGCTGCTGATCAAGACCTTCCTGGTGCAGGCGTTCTCGATTCCCTCGGACTCGATGCAGAACACCCTCCAGCAGGGCGACCGTGTACTGGTCGACAAGCTCACGCCGTGGTTCGGCTCGGAGCCCTCACGCGGCGAGGTCGTCGTCTTCCACGACCCCGACAACTGGCTGGCGGGCGAGCCGACGCCCAACCCGAACGCCGTGCAGCAGGTCCTCAGCAAGATCGGCCTGATGCCGTCCGCGGACGAGAAGGACCTCATCAAGCGGGTCATCGGCGTCGCCGGTGACACGATCGAGTGCGAGAACTCGGGCCCGCTGACGGTCAACGGCAAGGCGCTCAACGAGACGTACGTGTACGCCGGGAACACGCCGTGCAGCGTCGACGACCAGGGCGGCCAGTTCAAGGTGACGGTACCCCCGGGCAAAATCTGGGTCATGGGTGACCACCGGCAGAACTCGCTGGACTCCCGCTACCACCAGCAGGACAAGTACCAGGGCTTCGTGCCCGTGGGCAATGTCGTGGGCCGCGCCATCGTGATCGCCTGGCCGCCCACCCGCTGGAACACGCTGCCGATTCCGGACACCTTCGACCAGAACCTGAGCGCGGCCGCCCCGGGCGCTCTGGGACTGGCCGGCGCGGCGCCTCTGGTGCTGTGGCGCAGGCGTCGCCTTACCGCCGGAAACCCCAGGGTTTCTGGGCGGGGTACCGCCGGGTAG